Proteins found in one Arachis stenosperma cultivar V10309 chromosome 8, arast.V10309.gnm1.PFL2, whole genome shotgun sequence genomic segment:
- the LOC130944576 gene encoding cyclin-A1-1-like isoform X1, with product MSNRRSSFSSSTTSSLAKRHASASSTENHNAGKVSLAKKRAPLTNLTNNISRRSSLVPCATKVAKTKKEASSCNTTTTCSSISSNKIPILQSAVKCNAVVFPKPSYVSAREEGDAKKVVVAVAAAAPVSVHISKMDVSPCKSDGASVSMSVDETMSSCESFKSPDIEYLDNNDIAPAVDSIQRKTFSTLNISDTPEPPAGNICSRDILVELEKDDKVVNVDNNFMDPQLCATFACDIYKHLRASEAKKRPSTDFMESVQKDINPSMRAILIDWLVEVAEEYRLVPDTLYLTVNYIDRYLSGNPMNRQKLQLLGVASMMVASKYEEICAPQVEEFCYITDNTYFKEEVLQMESAVLNYLKFEMTAPTIKCFLRRFVRAAQGVSETPSLQLECLTNYIAELSLLEYSMLCYAPSLIAASAIFLAKFILSPSTKPWNATLKHYTQYQPSDLCSCVRDLHRLCCNNPNSNLPAIREKYSQHKYKNVAKKCCPSSIPSEYFQN from the exons aTGTCGAACCGTCGTTCATCGTTTTCTTCCTCAACGACGTCGTCTTTGGCAAAACGCCATGCATCGGCGTCGTCAACCGAAAACCACAACGCGGGAAAGGTTTCCCTTGCGAAGAAGCGAGCGCCGCTAACAAACCTCACCAATAACATTTCTCGACGCTCTTCTCTG GTACCTTGTGCTACTAAAGTTGCTAAGACGAAGAAAGAGGCTTCATCATGCAACACTACTACAACTTGTTCTTCAATTTCAAGCAACAAGATACCGATTTTGCAGAGTGCTGTAAAGTGCAATGCTGTTGTTTTTCCGAAGCCTAGTTATGTCTCTGCTAGGGAAGAAGGTGATGCTAAGAAAGTTGTTGTGGCTGTTGCTGCTGCTGCCCCTGTTAGTGTTCATATCTCAAAAATGGATGTTTCTCCTTGTAAATCAGATGGGGCATCTGTTTCCATGTCTGTGGATGAGACCATGTCTTCTTGTGAATCTTTCAAGAGCCCTGACATTGAGTATTTGGACAACAATGATATCGCGCCGGCCGTTGACTCAATTCAGAGGAAGACATTCAGCACCCTCAACATTTCTGATACCCCAGAGCCACCAGCAG GGAACATATGCAGTAGAGACATACTTGTTGAGTTGGAGAAAGATGACAAAGTTGTGAATGTTGATAACAACTTCATGGATCCCCAGCTTTGTGCAACATTTGCTTGTGATATATACAAGCACCTGCGTGCATCTGAG GCAAAGAAAAGACCTTCCACGGACTTCATGGAGAGTGTTCAGAAGGACATAAATCCAAGCATGCGTGCtatattgattgattggcttGTTGAG GTAGCCGAAGAGTATCGATTGGTACCTGATACATTGTATTTGACAGTGAACTACATAGATAGGTATCTTTCAGGGAATCCAATGAACAGGCAAAAACTACAATTACTTGGTGTTGCTTCCATGATGGTTGCCTC TAAATATGAGGAGATTTGTGCACCCCAGGTAGAGGAATTTTGTTACATCACCGACAACACATACTTCAAAGAAGAG GTTTTGCAAATGGAATCTGCTGTCTTGAATTATCTGAAGTTTGAAATGACAGCTCCAACAATTAAGTGTTTCTTAAG ACGGTTCGTTCGTGCAGCTCAAGGAGTCAGTGAG ACCCCTTCGTTGCAACTAGAGTGCTTGACAAACTACATTGCCGAATTGTCTTTGTTGGAGTACAGTATGCTTTGTTATGCTCCGTCACTAATAGCTGCTTCTGCAATTTTTCTAGCCAAGTTTATACTCTCCCCCTCAACCAAACCATGG AATGCTACATTGAAGCACTATACACAATACCAGCCTTCTGATTTGTGTAGTTGTGTAAGGGATCTCCATCGACTTTGTTGCAACAATCCTAACTCCAATTTGCCTGCAATTAGGGAAAAGTATAGTCAGCACAAG TACAAAAATGTGGCCAAGAAGTGTTGCCCTTCCTCAATACCTTCAGAATATTTTCAGAATTGA
- the LOC130944576 gene encoding cyclin-A1-1-like isoform X2 produces MSNRRSSFSSSTTSSLAKRHASASSTENHNAGKVSLAKKRAPLTNLTNNISRRSSLVPCATKVAKTKKEASSCNTTTTCSSISSNKIPILQSAVKCNAVVFPKPSYVSAREEDGASVSMSVDETMSSCESFKSPDIEYLDNNDIAPAVDSIQRKTFSTLNISDTPEPPAGNICSRDILVELEKDDKVVNVDNNFMDPQLCATFACDIYKHLRASEAKKRPSTDFMESVQKDINPSMRAILIDWLVEVAEEYRLVPDTLYLTVNYIDRYLSGNPMNRQKLQLLGVASMMVASKYEEICAPQVEEFCYITDNTYFKEEVLQMESAVLNYLKFEMTAPTIKCFLRRFVRAAQGVSETPSLQLECLTNYIAELSLLEYSMLCYAPSLIAASAIFLAKFILSPSTKPWNATLKHYTQYQPSDLCSCVRDLHRLCCNNPNSNLPAIREKYSQHKYKNVAKKCCPSSIPSEYFQN; encoded by the exons aTGTCGAACCGTCGTTCATCGTTTTCTTCCTCAACGACGTCGTCTTTGGCAAAACGCCATGCATCGGCGTCGTCAACCGAAAACCACAACGCGGGAAAGGTTTCCCTTGCGAAGAAGCGAGCGCCGCTAACAAACCTCACCAATAACATTTCTCGACGCTCTTCTCTG GTACCTTGTGCTACTAAAGTTGCTAAGACGAAGAAAGAGGCTTCATCATGCAACACTACTACAACTTGTTCTTCAATTTCAAGCAACAAGATACCGATTTTGCAGAGTGCTGTAAAGTGCAATGCTGTTGTTTTTCCGAAGCCTAGTTATGTCTCTGCTAGGGAAGAAG ATGGGGCATCTGTTTCCATGTCTGTGGATGAGACCATGTCTTCTTGTGAATCTTTCAAGAGCCCTGACATTGAGTATTTGGACAACAATGATATCGCGCCGGCCGTTGACTCAATTCAGAGGAAGACATTCAGCACCCTCAACATTTCTGATACCCCAGAGCCACCAGCAG GGAACATATGCAGTAGAGACATACTTGTTGAGTTGGAGAAAGATGACAAAGTTGTGAATGTTGATAACAACTTCATGGATCCCCAGCTTTGTGCAACATTTGCTTGTGATATATACAAGCACCTGCGTGCATCTGAG GCAAAGAAAAGACCTTCCACGGACTTCATGGAGAGTGTTCAGAAGGACATAAATCCAAGCATGCGTGCtatattgattgattggcttGTTGAG GTAGCCGAAGAGTATCGATTGGTACCTGATACATTGTATTTGACAGTGAACTACATAGATAGGTATCTTTCAGGGAATCCAATGAACAGGCAAAAACTACAATTACTTGGTGTTGCTTCCATGATGGTTGCCTC TAAATATGAGGAGATTTGTGCACCCCAGGTAGAGGAATTTTGTTACATCACCGACAACACATACTTCAAAGAAGAG GTTTTGCAAATGGAATCTGCTGTCTTGAATTATCTGAAGTTTGAAATGACAGCTCCAACAATTAAGTGTTTCTTAAG ACGGTTCGTTCGTGCAGCTCAAGGAGTCAGTGAG ACCCCTTCGTTGCAACTAGAGTGCTTGACAAACTACATTGCCGAATTGTCTTTGTTGGAGTACAGTATGCTTTGTTATGCTCCGTCACTAATAGCTGCTTCTGCAATTTTTCTAGCCAAGTTTATACTCTCCCCCTCAACCAAACCATGG AATGCTACATTGAAGCACTATACACAATACCAGCCTTCTGATTTGTGTAGTTGTGTAAGGGATCTCCATCGACTTTGTTGCAACAATCCTAACTCCAATTTGCCTGCAATTAGGGAAAAGTATAGTCAGCACAAG TACAAAAATGTGGCCAAGAAGTGTTGCCCTTCCTCAATACCTTCAGAATATTTTCAGAATTGA
- the LOC130944577 gene encoding chloroplast processing peptidase-like, which yields MSFLRPSALYYFLVASPSMRWMPCQSGGFFRWPGLDGFMRLLLLALLWTMFSELHYIPSSSMYPTLRVGDRILVEKASFYLRSPAVNDIVTFRDPTKLSRDKMDGVFIKRIVAKAGDTVEIHNGELYVNGVARDEDFIAGPPSYTLELTRVPKGHVYVLGDNRNISNDSHMWGPLPVKNIIGRYVMSWHRPRNI from the exons ATGAGTTTCTTGAGGCCCAGTGCATTGTACTACTTCCTTGTGGCTTCTCCTTCAATGCGATGGATGCCATGTCAGAGTGGAGGCTTCTTCCGATGGCCTGGTCTTGATGGGTTCATGAGGCTCCTTCTGCTTGCGCTTCTCTGGACCATGTTCTCTGAACTTCACTACATACCCTCTTCTTCTATGTACCCTACCCTTCGTGTTGGTGATCGAATTCTCGTCGAAAAG GCTTCATTTTACCTCAGGAGTCCTGCTGTAAATGATATTGTAACGTTCCGGGATCCAACAAAG CTATCTAGAGACAAAATGGATGGTGTTTTCATTAAGAGAATTGTTGCAAAAGCCGGAGACACAGTTGAG ATTCATAATGGGGAACTCTATGTCAATGGTGTTGCACGGGATGAAGATTTCATAGCAGGTCCACCATCATACACACTGGAGTTAACT CGTGTGCCTAAAGGCCATGTTTATGTTTTGGGGGATAATCGTAACATCAGCAATGATTCCCATATGTG GGGACCACTTCCTGTGAAAAATATTATCGGAAGATATGTCATGTCTTGGCACAGACCAAGAAACATTTGA
- the LOC130944575 gene encoding uncharacterized protein LOC130944575, whose protein sequence is MKLRQYIPFVWLLLSWRWSLLPLSYASDEEQGSTSIIFTTLGRPDYAFDIYSVPVNNIPLTPNSELRLTDGHSVNFNGQFAPPTLLLPTDPPPPLQLVYVTERNNGLSTIFYDALYLQQQPQTSSRRSTLESQTITKRIQLPLLPNHSQNDNKVSMKDKPTLTGEYLIYVSTHENPGVPRVSWAAVYSTHLKSGNTRRLTPYGVADFSPAVSPSGEFTAVASYGESGWKGEVEDLTTDIYVFLTRDGTQRAKVVEHGGWPSWVDDRTIYFHRRGDDQWWSVYRAILPAGKGSISVDSVRIERVTPPGLHAFTPATSPANHEFIAVATRRPGSTYRQIELFNLVKNEFTELTRFVSPNSHHLNPFLSPDSTQVGYHKCRGEPNSNESPQLLLENVKSPVPGLSIFRFTGSFSVFSPSGDRIAYVDMPGIYVVNSDGSNLRKVSDAMTFSTAWDPVRPGIIYTALGEGFSSESTRIDIISINVDQKSNNIKRLTLGGGNNAFPSVSPDGKWIVFRSARTGYKNLYVMDAAEGESNGLRRLTEGPWTDTMCNWSPDGEWIAFASDRHAPGNGSFELYLIHPNGTGLRKLIQSGSGGRTNHPYFSPDGKKIVFTSDFAGISAEPISNPHQYQPYGEIFTIGLDGSGLTRLTHNSYEDGTPAWAPKFLKPVSIEKPKGGPYCAFEDLHWLSNMPNGNGSVVSNAQCGL, encoded by the coding sequence ATGAAACTTCGGCAGTACATACCTTTTGTATGGCTTCTACTGTCATGGAGATGGTCACTATTACCGTTATCTTATGCATctgatgaagaacaaggttcCACAAGCATAATCTTCACCACACTTGGTCGACCCGATTACGCCTTCGACATCTACTCCGTCCCAGTTAATAATATTCCACTCACTCCCAATTCTGAACTTCGACTCACCGATGGCCACTCCGTCAATTTTAACGGCCAATTCGCTCCCCCCACCCTCCTTCTCCCTACAGACCCACCACCGCCCCTTCAACTCGTTTACGTCACTGAACGGAATAACGGCCTTTCCACCATCTTCTATGACGCACTCTACCTCCAACAACAACCCCAAACCTCATCAAGAAGATCCACTCTCGAATCCCAAACCATCACCAAAAGAATCCAACTCCCTCTGCTACCCAATCACTCGCAAAACGATAACAAAGTCTCCATGAAGGATAAACCAACCCTCACGGGAGAATATCTTATCTACGTCTCCACACACGAGAACCCCGGCGTGCCACGTGTCAGCTGGGCAGCCGTGTACTCTACCCACCTCAAATCTGGTAACACTCGAAGGCTAACCCCTTACGGCGTCGCTGACTTTAGCCCCGCCGTGTCTCCTTCCGGGGAGTTCACGGCCGTCGCCTCCTACGGCGAATCTGGATGGAAAGGCGAGGTGGAGGATCTTACTACTGACATCTATGTGTTCTTGACTCGGGATGGGACTCAACGAGCCAAGGTTGTTGAACACGGTGGCTGGCCAAGCTGGGTGGACGATCGCACCATCTATTTCCACCGGAGGGGCGACGACCAGTGGTGGAGTGTTTACCGTGCTATCCTCCCCGCCGGGAAGGGATCCATATCCGTTGACTCGGTCCGAATCGAGCGAGTCACCCCGCCGGGTCTCCACGCGTTCACACCCGCAACCTCGCCGGCAAACCACGAATTCATCGCCGTCGCGACAAGGAGGCCGGGTTCCACCTATCGCCAAATCGAATTATTCAACCTAGTCAAGAACGAGTTCACCGAGTTGACTCGTTTCGTCTCACCCAATTCTCACCACCTTAACCCGTTCCTCTCGCCCGATTCAACCCAGGTCGGATACCACAAGTGCAGGGGCGAGCCAAACTCAAACGAATCCCCTCAGCTATTACTCGAGAACGTTAAAAGCCCGGTTCCCGGTCTATCCATCTTCCGGTTCACTGGTTCGTTCTCGGTTTTTTCTCCCTCGGGTGACCGAATCGCTTACGTCGACATGCCAGGGATCTACGTAGTGAACAGTGATGGTTCGAACCTTCGAAAGGTTTCTGACGCGATGACATTTTCAACCGCATGGGACCCGGTTCGACCGGGTATAATCTACACTGCACTCGGAGAAGGATTCTCCTCAGAGAGCACGCGTATTGATATCATTTCCATCAACGTTGACCAAAAGAGTAACAACATCAAGCGGTTGACACTCGGCGGAGGCAACAACGCATTTCCCTCGGTTTCGCCTGATGGGAAATGGATCGTGTTCCGGTCAGCTCGGACGGGTTACAAGAACCTCTACGTGATGGACGCGGCCGAAGGCGAAAGCAACGGGCTGAGACGGTTGACGGAGGGGCCCTGGACAGACACAATGTGTAACTGGTCACCGGATGGAGAATGGATCGCTTTTGCTTCGGACCGGCACGCACCCGGTAATGGAAGTTTTGAGTTGTACTTGATCCACCCCAACGGAACCGGGTTAAGGAAACTTATTCAAAGCGGGTCGGGTGGGAGAACAAACCACCCGTACTTTAGCCCCGATGGGAAGAAGATTGTGTTTACTTCGGATTTTGCTGGCATTTCTGCTGAGCCAATATCTAACCCTCATCAGTACCAGCCGTATGGTGAGATATTCACCATTGGGTTGGACGGGTCGGGTTTGACAAGATTGACCCATAATTCGTATGAGGATGGTACACCTGCTTGGGCCCCCAAGTTTCTGAAGCCCGTTAGTATTGAGAAGCCCAAGGGTGGCCCGTACTGTGCCTTTGAGGATTTGCATTGGCTTAGCAATATGCCTAATGGTAATGGAAGTGTTGTGTCAAATGCTCAGTGTGGTTTATAA